The Methylomonas rhizoryzae genome includes the window AGATGCGGCGCGTGGCGAGATCGACAAAATCAAACAGGCCCTCGGCAATATCGATAAACACACGTACGGCATTTGCCTACAGTGCGGCAAGCCGATTAAGAAGGCTCGGCTAGCCACCGCGCCGTTTACCCTGCACTGCGAATTCTGCGCCCCAACGCCGAATAAATCCGGCCGCAAAGCCTGACCTTGCGGATTGCCTATCCGCCCCCGCTTCAGATCCCCCTTTAATCAACCGTCAGGTAACTGCCGGGCTGCCGCAAATCCGTAACCGGCTCACAGGCTGCCCCGGCCCGATTCTGTACTATTCTTGGCTCATTCCCTTCGACTCGACCTTTGAGTAACCAAGCTATGGATATCGCCGAACTGTTGACCTTTTCCGTAAAAAACAAAGCTTCCGACTTGCACTTGTCCGCCGGCTTGCCGCC containing:
- a CDS encoding TraR/DksA family transcriptional regulator encodes the protein MKDYRDLRNQLLSMLEDLDDRLGKIADADTPGATAENAGPRQTEACRAEEFGAEDAARGEIDKIKQALGNIDKHTYGICLQCGKPIKKARLATAPFTLHCEFCAPTPNKSGRKA